A window of Synchiropus splendidus isolate RoL2022-P1 chromosome 9, RoL_Sspl_1.0, whole genome shotgun sequence contains these coding sequences:
- the cfap43 gene encoding cilia- and flagella-associated protein 43 isoform X13 — translation MKTMGKTRGLELRWIQGSTNQNIEFVGEKTVCYLCGSHICFLNLETKDQRVLESPGRGAGALTASGISGIFAFSERKLEPTVFIYSFPDLKLKQQLKGGALLDYTLLALSDGGPYLAGCSSVPAFTITIWNWESAESLCSLVQRGCDVVSLAFNPLNWLQFSVLGTSFITVWNIEKSVSTHVLKPSVIQLPAADGSFVEQALPPLLNANMEFTYYGPEMPPSSVSGVSGDDLESVWADLCSKPSLTPVAICWTTSSELYVGCQEGFLLLLDAETHAVSVVFDPTAPAANPELKQRSFQGLSLDRNGLIAVKKDRTVHRLIIKGTQVTIAQTWRFETPICAAMFSPDYETLLFTSSTGQIYRPSTGQSEGIVKVLDVLSGNFLAATFCQSSENICVSVREGGQLQLWSADGMCLGSLPLHVQATSLACCPSAAYAALGTASGQLLFIDLTEPRQPRLVHHIRLYHSAVQHIVFDQTGHFLLTAATDPNIYVLNARASLSFSVVGYTVVAGPVLSLSARYIAESRLVQVLTLCPGHERPTLEGCLLSLFTLSAENLAERHGRLSDEGLNMLTYEVPHPVSSCVLGLHSVFAYCHRRKTLQLFQLPQDAEARHETVELKQTKEVKGHPLGPATLVLSPDQRWLASLGRDGSLQIRDTSSMDHHVEKQSHSSGVGGVQSVSFSPDSHSLLTAGFEDGCLVCSQFRFEDADSNTATDLNEMLSSENSVLRGLPEWESPDEFVDRNKMDGEEVNVTKHEDSCDSPSRLTWLEIKHNRILQEDDEQYSVKKENLRKRLQELRDAVQDMVSENENASQMEQMDLQQFNLDVDGQRRLDAMVAEEVMQVLLTCLKYEMNIVRFRLFKSIFYEMQVKSEIEQKIQEKDALCAKLKKELWDSMMVKGRAVRAFHSDHEVKNFALTERTTKQLEDLRRVEHMRMLEKAAIKQQNSGQERLHDPTSGSEVKQGEGREVLTSSYSAQLGCSHPDLYDQLTLQTTDQRINQIILLQDVIHRVKTAFNNEFDAVHRQKVQEISHVRDRNRQIREIMAELELKEDLWEPEMTVSEMPERLFSVDNHEIETEKFLTPEQRQEEERKRQEEQKRLNAERDESRDRALEDMMAGVLEVKTQGFLKLEIPPPEFVLTKPDIHWTDEEKKLHQEFEKKSKVLCEEKEKYRKSLETEMKKLQASTAEFTEKFDGSVRRLFEMKIRSQMAVYQEELKIICLKHSIHLDEAMRNREVELTLKLEQTLALKEQLGNELMKQEQEVALFRESYESVLAEDRFTKDEKHAPDGHHGAGLTETGPGGGPHHRSGPGLQWRCASPPECCGGPQQNHPGTR, via the exons ATGAAAACAATGGGGAAAACGAGAGGTTTAGAATTAAG GTGGATTCAGGGCTCTACGAATCAAAACATTGAGTTTGTGGGTGAAAAAACTGTATGTTACTTGTGTGGAAGTCACATTTGCTTCCTGAATTTGGAGACCAAGGATCAGAGGGTGTTGGAGAGTCCTGGCCGAGGTGCTGGTGCTTTGACTGCGAGTGGCATCAGTGGCATCTTCGCTTTTTCTGAGCGAAAACTTGAACCCACCGTATTCATCTACTCATTCCCAGATCTGAAACTGAAACAGCAACTGAAAG GTGGTGCCTTGTTGGACTACACATTGTTGGCTCTAAGTGATGGGGGACCTTATTTGGCTGGATGCTCCTCCGTGCCTGCCTTTACCATCACTATATG GAACTGGGAAAGTGCTGAGTCACTGTGCAGCCTCGTGCAACGTGGGTGCGACGTTGTGTCGCTGGCATTCAACCCTTTGAACTGGCTTCAGTTTTCTGTTCTGGGGACGTCGTTTATCACCGTCTGGAATATTGAAAAGAGTGTGAGCACTCACGTTCTCAAACCGag TGTTATACAACTTCCTGCAGCTGATGGATCTTTTGTTGAACAAGCGCTTCCTCCCTTGCTCAATGCCAACATGGAATTTACCTATTACGGTCCAGAAATGCCTCCATCGTCCGTCTCAGGGGTTAGTGGAGACGACCTAGAGAGTGTCTGG GCTGACCTTTGCTCCAAACCCAGTCTAACTCCTGTCGCCATCTGCTGGACAACCTCGTCCGAGCTCTACGTGGGCTGCCAGGAAggcttcctgctgctccttGATGCCGAAACCCACGCTGTGTCAGTCGTCTTTGACCCCACTG CTCCAGCTGCAAATCCTGAACTGAAGCAGCGCAGTTTTCAAGGCTTATCTCTTGATCGGAACGGTTTAATTGCTGTGAAAAAG GACAGGACTGTGCACCGTCTGATCATCAAAGGGACTCAGGTTACTATCGCACAAACATGGCGATTTGAGACCCCCATCTGTGCTGCGATGTTCTCCCCAGATTACGAAACACTGCTATTCACTTCTAGCACG GGACAAATATACAGACCCAGCACTGGCCAATCGGAGGGGATTGTAAAAGTGCTGGATGTTCTCAGCGGAAACTTTTTGGCAGCCACTTTTTGCCAGTCCAGTGAGAATATTTGTGTG TCAGTGAGGGAGGGGGGACAACTGCAGCTGTGGTCTGCAGATGGAATGTGCCTCGGTTCTCTGCCACTTCATGTTCAG GCGACAAGCTTGGCCTGCTGTCCGAGTGCAGCGTACGCAGCCCTGGGAACTGCTTCAGGACAGCTCCTGTTCATTGATCTGACCGAGCCTCGACAGCCACGTTTGGTTCATCACATTCGTCTGTATCACTCTGCAGTGCAGCACATAGT CTTTGATCAAacaggtcacttcctgttgactgCGGCCACAGACCCAAACATCTACGTGCTCAATGCAAGAGCATCGCTGTCATTTTCCGTTGTCGGTTACACAG TTGTCGCAGGACCGGTTCTGTCCTTGTCTGCCCGCTACATTGCTGAGAGCCGGCTGGTCCAAGTTCTCACTCTGTGCCCTGGACATGAAAGACCAACTCTCGAGGGCTGCCTTCTTTCCCTTTTTACACTGTCTGCCGAAAACCTTGCAG AGCGTCACGGTCGTCTGTCAGACGAAGGCCTGAACATGTTGACCTACGAAGTGCCTCATCCTGTTAGCTCCTGCGTCCTTGGACTCCACTCTGTTTTTGCTTACTGTCACCGCAGGAAAACCCTTCAGCTTTTTCAGCTTCCGCAG GATGCAGAAGCCAGGCATGAGACGGTtgagctgaaacaaacaaaggaaGTGAAAGGTCACCCTCTGGGCCCAGCCACACTCGTACTTTCTCCAGACCAGAGGTGGTTGGCTTCACTGGGCAGAGATGGCTCGCTGCAAATCAGAGATACTTCCTCAATG GATCATCACGTGGAGAAACAGAGCCACTCCTCTGGTGTCGGAGGAGTTCAAAGTGTCTCTTTTTCTCCGGACAGTCACTCGCTCCTCACTGCTGGCTTTGAAGATGGTTGTCTGGTCTGCTCCCAGTTCAG ATTTGAAGATGCAGATAGTAACACCGCCACTGACTTGAATGAGATGTTGAGCTcagaaaactctgtgctccgtGGCCTGCCTGAGTGGGAGTCACCTGATGAGTTTGTAGACAGAAATAAG ATGGATGGGGAAGAAGTGAATGTAACGAAACATGAAGACAGTTGTGACTCACCGTCTCGCCTCACCTGGCTGGAAATAAAGCACAACAGG ATTTTGCAGGAAGATGATGAGCAATATTCTGTGAAAAAGGAAAACCTCAGAAAAAGACTCCAAGAGCTGCGTGATGCT GTCCAAGATATGGTCAGTGAAAATGAGAATGCTTCGCAAATGGAACAAATGGATCTCCAGCAGTTCAACCTGGATGTCGATGGGCAACGGAGACTGGATGCCATGGTGGCAGAAGAAGTCATGCAGGTCCTTCTCACCTGTTTAAAGTATGAAATGAATATTGTCCGTTTCAGATTATTCAAAAGCATATTTTATGAAATGCAGGTAAAGAGTGAGATTGAGCAGAAAATTCAGGAGAAGGATGCTCTTTGTGCCAAACTGAAGAAAGAACTCTGGGATTCGATGATGGTGAAAGGTCGAGCTGTCAGG GCATTTCACTCTGATCACGAGGTGAAGAACTTTGCTCTGACAGAGCGGACAACGAAACAGTTGGAGGATCTTCGTCGAGTTGAACATATGAGGATGCTAGAAAAGGCAGCTATTAAG cagcagaacaGTGGCCAGGAGAGGCTTCACGACCCGACCAGTGGAAGTGAGGTCAAACAAGGGGAAGGAAGAGAAGTGCTCACGAGTAGTTACTCTGCCCAGCTGGGATGCTCACACCCAGACCTGTATGATCAGTTGACCCTGCAAACCACTGATCAGAGGATCAACCAGATCATTCTGCTGCAG GACGTTATCCACAGAGTCAAGACGGCTTTCAACAATGAATTTGATGCCGTGCACAGACAGAAGGTGCAGGAGATCAGCCACGTGAGAGACAGGAACCGGCAAATTAGGGAGATCATGGCGGAACTGGAACTGAAAGAGGACCTCTGGGAGCCTGAAATGACTGTCAGCGAGATGCCGGAGAGACTTTTTAGTGTAGACAACCACGAG ATAGAAACAGAGAAGTTCCTCACCCCTGAGCaaagacaggaagaagagcGGAAGAGGCAGGAGGAGCAGAAACGTTTGAACGCAGAG cgtGATGAGTCCAGAGATAGGGCGCTGGAAGACATGATGGCCGGAGTTCTAGAAGTCAAAACTCAGGGCTTCCTGAAACTG GAAATACCTCCGCCTGAGTTTGTTTTGACCAAACCTGACATCCACTGGACCGACGAGGAGAAAAAGCTGCATCAagagtttgaaaagaaaagcaaagttctgtgtgaggagaaggagaagtacAGAAAG TCTCTTGAGACGGAGATGAAAAAACTTCAGGCGTCCACGGCTGAATTCACAGAGAAGTTTGATGGGAGCGTGAGAAGgttgtttgaaatgaaaattcgAAGTCAGATGGCTGTTTATCAG GAGGAGCTGAAAATAATATGTCTCAAGCACTCGATCCATCTGGATGAAGCGATGAGAAACCGTGAAGTGGAGCTCACGCTGAAACTTGAACAAACCCTGGCACTCAAG GAACAATTGGGAAATGAGCTGATGAAGCAAGAACAAGAGGTGGCATTGTTTCGGGAGTCGTATGAAAGCGTCCTGGCGGAGGACAGG TTCACTAAAGACGAGAAACATGCTCCAGATGGACACCATGGTGCAGGCCTTACTGAAACAGGGCCAGGTGGAGGTCCCCATCACAGATCTGGCCCCGGACTACAGTGGCGCTGTGCTTCTCCACCGGAGTGTTGTGGAGGACCTCAACAGAACCATCCAG GCACTAGGTGA
- the cfap43 gene encoding cilia- and flagella-associated protein 43 isoform X11 produces MKTMGKTRGLELRWIQGSTNQNIEFVGEKTVCYLCGSHICFLNLETKDQRVLESPGRGAGALTASGISGIFAFSERKLEPTVFIYSFPDLKLKQQLKGGALLDYTLLALSDGGPYLAGCSSVPAFTITIWNWESAESLCSLVQRGCDVVSLAFNPLNWLQFSVLGTSFITVWNIEKSVSTHVLKPSVIQLPAADGSFVEQALPPLLNANMEFTYYGPEMPPSSVSGVSGDDLESVWADLCSKPSLTPVAICWTTSSELYVGCQEGFLLLLDAETHAVSVVFDPTAPAANPELKQRSFQGLSLDRNGLIAVKKDRTVHRLIIKGTQVTIAQTWRFETPICAAMFSPDYETLLFTSSTGQIYRPSTGQSEGIVKVLDVLSGNFLAATFCQSSENICVSVREGGQLQLWSADGMCLGSLPLHVQATSLACCPSAAYAALGTASGQLLFIDLTEPRQPRLVHHIRLYHSAVQHIVFDQTGHFLLTAATDPNIYVLNARASLSFSVVGYTVVAGPVLSLSARYIAESRLVQVLTLCPGHERPTLEGCLLSLFTLSAENLAERHGRLSDEGLNMLTYEVPHPVSSCVLGLHSVFAYCHRRKTLQLFQLPQDAEARHETVELKQTKEVKGHPLGPATLVLSPDQRWLASLGRDGSLQIRDTSSMDHHVEKQSHSSGVGGVQSVSFSPDSHSLLTAGFEDGCLVCSQFRFEDADSNTATDLNEMLSSENSVLRGLPEWESPDEFVDRNKMDGEEVNVTKHEDSCDSPSRLTWLEIKHNRILQEDDEQYSVKKENLRKRLQELRDAVQDMVSENENASQMEQMDLQQFNLDVDGQRRLDAMVAEEVMQVLLTCLKYEMNIVRFRLFKSIFYEMQVKSEIEQKIQEKDALCAKLKKELWDSMMVKGRAVRAFHSDHEVKNFALTERTTKQLEDLRRVEHMRMLEKAAIKQQNSGQERLHDPTSGSEVKQGEGREVLTSSYSAQLGCSHPDLYDQLTLQTTDQRINQIILLQDVIHRVKTAFNNEFDAVHRQKVQEISHVRDRNRQIREIMAELELKEDLWEPEMTVSEMPERLFSVDNHEIETEKFLTPEQRQEEERKRQEEQKRLNAERDESRDRALEDMMAGVLEVKTQGFLKLEIPPPEFVLTKPDIHWTDEEKKLHQEFEKKSKVLCEEKEKYRKSLETEMKKLQASTAEFTEKFDGSVRRLFEMKIRSQMAVYQEELKIICLKHSIHLDEAMRNREVELTLKLEQTLALKEQLGNELMKQEQEVALFRESYESVLAEDRVGTNSLKTRNMLQMDTMVQALLKQGQVEVPITDLAPDYSGAVLLHRSVVEDLNRTIQALGEQKIATMEETKELRKGLIQMEWENKKRRMQIEDLKIKARDIQMLRLTEDQKEYLNKIDRDSRVSKQVSTLKKTIEFHKKAHFKAIEKHRLKIKQLKSQAGKKAEENAELDQQIQGMEVTVSELRHIWEATAFLEAHSTKRPAIKATGKGNM; encoded by the exons ATGAAAACAATGGGGAAAACGAGAGGTTTAGAATTAAG GTGGATTCAGGGCTCTACGAATCAAAACATTGAGTTTGTGGGTGAAAAAACTGTATGTTACTTGTGTGGAAGTCACATTTGCTTCCTGAATTTGGAGACCAAGGATCAGAGGGTGTTGGAGAGTCCTGGCCGAGGTGCTGGTGCTTTGACTGCGAGTGGCATCAGTGGCATCTTCGCTTTTTCTGAGCGAAAACTTGAACCCACCGTATTCATCTACTCATTCCCAGATCTGAAACTGAAACAGCAACTGAAAG GTGGTGCCTTGTTGGACTACACATTGTTGGCTCTAAGTGATGGGGGACCTTATTTGGCTGGATGCTCCTCCGTGCCTGCCTTTACCATCACTATATG GAACTGGGAAAGTGCTGAGTCACTGTGCAGCCTCGTGCAACGTGGGTGCGACGTTGTGTCGCTGGCATTCAACCCTTTGAACTGGCTTCAGTTTTCTGTTCTGGGGACGTCGTTTATCACCGTCTGGAATATTGAAAAGAGTGTGAGCACTCACGTTCTCAAACCGag TGTTATACAACTTCCTGCAGCTGATGGATCTTTTGTTGAACAAGCGCTTCCTCCCTTGCTCAATGCCAACATGGAATTTACCTATTACGGTCCAGAAATGCCTCCATCGTCCGTCTCAGGGGTTAGTGGAGACGACCTAGAGAGTGTCTGG GCTGACCTTTGCTCCAAACCCAGTCTAACTCCTGTCGCCATCTGCTGGACAACCTCGTCCGAGCTCTACGTGGGCTGCCAGGAAggcttcctgctgctccttGATGCCGAAACCCACGCTGTGTCAGTCGTCTTTGACCCCACTG CTCCAGCTGCAAATCCTGAACTGAAGCAGCGCAGTTTTCAAGGCTTATCTCTTGATCGGAACGGTTTAATTGCTGTGAAAAAG GACAGGACTGTGCACCGTCTGATCATCAAAGGGACTCAGGTTACTATCGCACAAACATGGCGATTTGAGACCCCCATCTGTGCTGCGATGTTCTCCCCAGATTACGAAACACTGCTATTCACTTCTAGCACG GGACAAATATACAGACCCAGCACTGGCCAATCGGAGGGGATTGTAAAAGTGCTGGATGTTCTCAGCGGAAACTTTTTGGCAGCCACTTTTTGCCAGTCCAGTGAGAATATTTGTGTG TCAGTGAGGGAGGGGGGACAACTGCAGCTGTGGTCTGCAGATGGAATGTGCCTCGGTTCTCTGCCACTTCATGTTCAG GCGACAAGCTTGGCCTGCTGTCCGAGTGCAGCGTACGCAGCCCTGGGAACTGCTTCAGGACAGCTCCTGTTCATTGATCTGACCGAGCCTCGACAGCCACGTTTGGTTCATCACATTCGTCTGTATCACTCTGCAGTGCAGCACATAGT CTTTGATCAAacaggtcacttcctgttgactgCGGCCACAGACCCAAACATCTACGTGCTCAATGCAAGAGCATCGCTGTCATTTTCCGTTGTCGGTTACACAG TTGTCGCAGGACCGGTTCTGTCCTTGTCTGCCCGCTACATTGCTGAGAGCCGGCTGGTCCAAGTTCTCACTCTGTGCCCTGGACATGAAAGACCAACTCTCGAGGGCTGCCTTCTTTCCCTTTTTACACTGTCTGCCGAAAACCTTGCAG AGCGTCACGGTCGTCTGTCAGACGAAGGCCTGAACATGTTGACCTACGAAGTGCCTCATCCTGTTAGCTCCTGCGTCCTTGGACTCCACTCTGTTTTTGCTTACTGTCACCGCAGGAAAACCCTTCAGCTTTTTCAGCTTCCGCAG GATGCAGAAGCCAGGCATGAGACGGTtgagctgaaacaaacaaaggaaGTGAAAGGTCACCCTCTGGGCCCAGCCACACTCGTACTTTCTCCAGACCAGAGGTGGTTGGCTTCACTGGGCAGAGATGGCTCGCTGCAAATCAGAGATACTTCCTCAATG GATCATCACGTGGAGAAACAGAGCCACTCCTCTGGTGTCGGAGGAGTTCAAAGTGTCTCTTTTTCTCCGGACAGTCACTCGCTCCTCACTGCTGGCTTTGAAGATGGTTGTCTGGTCTGCTCCCAGTTCAG ATTTGAAGATGCAGATAGTAACACCGCCACTGACTTGAATGAGATGTTGAGCTcagaaaactctgtgctccgtGGCCTGCCTGAGTGGGAGTCACCTGATGAGTTTGTAGACAGAAATAAG ATGGATGGGGAAGAAGTGAATGTAACGAAACATGAAGACAGTTGTGACTCACCGTCTCGCCTCACCTGGCTGGAAATAAAGCACAACAGG ATTTTGCAGGAAGATGATGAGCAATATTCTGTGAAAAAGGAAAACCTCAGAAAAAGACTCCAAGAGCTGCGTGATGCT GTCCAAGATATGGTCAGTGAAAATGAGAATGCTTCGCAAATGGAACAAATGGATCTCCAGCAGTTCAACCTGGATGTCGATGGGCAACGGAGACTGGATGCCATGGTGGCAGAAGAAGTCATGCAGGTCCTTCTCACCTGTTTAAAGTATGAAATGAATATTGTCCGTTTCAGATTATTCAAAAGCATATTTTATGAAATGCAGGTAAAGAGTGAGATTGAGCAGAAAATTCAGGAGAAGGATGCTCTTTGTGCCAAACTGAAGAAAGAACTCTGGGATTCGATGATGGTGAAAGGTCGAGCTGTCAGG GCATTTCACTCTGATCACGAGGTGAAGAACTTTGCTCTGACAGAGCGGACAACGAAACAGTTGGAGGATCTTCGTCGAGTTGAACATATGAGGATGCTAGAAAAGGCAGCTATTAAG cagcagaacaGTGGCCAGGAGAGGCTTCACGACCCGACCAGTGGAAGTGAGGTCAAACAAGGGGAAGGAAGAGAAGTGCTCACGAGTAGTTACTCTGCCCAGCTGGGATGCTCACACCCAGACCTGTATGATCAGTTGACCCTGCAAACCACTGATCAGAGGATCAACCAGATCATTCTGCTGCAG GACGTTATCCACAGAGTCAAGACGGCTTTCAACAATGAATTTGATGCCGTGCACAGACAGAAGGTGCAGGAGATCAGCCACGTGAGAGACAGGAACCGGCAAATTAGGGAGATCATGGCGGAACTGGAACTGAAAGAGGACCTCTGGGAGCCTGAAATGACTGTCAGCGAGATGCCGGAGAGACTTTTTAGTGTAGACAACCACGAG ATAGAAACAGAGAAGTTCCTCACCCCTGAGCaaagacaggaagaagagcGGAAGAGGCAGGAGGAGCAGAAACGTTTGAACGCAGAG cgtGATGAGTCCAGAGATAGGGCGCTGGAAGACATGATGGCCGGAGTTCTAGAAGTCAAAACTCAGGGCTTCCTGAAACTG GAAATACCTCCGCCTGAGTTTGTTTTGACCAAACCTGACATCCACTGGACCGACGAGGAGAAAAAGCTGCATCAagagtttgaaaagaaaagcaaagttctgtgtgaggagaaggagaagtacAGAAAG TCTCTTGAGACGGAGATGAAAAAACTTCAGGCGTCCACGGCTGAATTCACAGAGAAGTTTGATGGGAGCGTGAGAAGgttgtttgaaatgaaaattcgAAGTCAGATGGCTGTTTATCAG GAGGAGCTGAAAATAATATGTCTCAAGCACTCGATCCATCTGGATGAAGCGATGAGAAACCGTGAAGTGGAGCTCACGCTGAAACTTGAACAAACCCTGGCACTCAAG GAACAATTGGGAAATGAGCTGATGAAGCAAGAACAAGAGGTGGCATTGTTTCGGGAGTCGTATGAAAGCGTCCTGGCGGAGGACAGGGTTGGTACCAA TTCACTAAAGACGAGAAACATGCTCCAGATGGACACCATGGTGCAGGCCTTACTGAAACAGGGCCAGGTGGAGGTCCCCATCACAGATCTGGCCCCGGACTACAGTGGCGCTGTGCTTCTCCACCGGAGTGTTGTGGAGGACCTCAACAGAACCATCCAG GCACTAGGTGAACAAAAAATTGCCACCATGGAGGAAACTAAAGAACTGCGTAAAGGCCTGATCCAAATGGAGTGGGAAAACAAGAAGCGGAGAATGCAGATAGAAGATCTGAAGATCAAGGCCAGGGATATCCAGATGTTGCGCCTCACTGAGGATCAGAAAGAG TATCTCAACAAAATCGACCGTGACAGTCGAGTGTCCAAGCAAGTGTCCACGCTGAAGAAGACCATAGAGTTCCACAAGAAG GCTCATTTTAAAGCCATCGAGAAGCACAGGTTGAAAATCAAGCAGCTCAAGTCTCAAGCAGGAAAGAAAGCTGAGGAGAACGCAGAGCTGGATCAGCAGATACAAGGCATGGAGGTGACAGTGTCGGAGCTGAGGCACATCTGGGAAGCTACAg